CCGGTCCAGCCGTTCATCCAGTCATTGGCTTCGCGGACGAAGCGCTCGGCGGCCGGGCTCTGCGGCAGCGTCTGCTTCAGCCACTGCTCGGGCGGGGCGGGCAGGTTCATCGTGCCCTTGCGCGCGGGGCTGAGCAGGATGGTCACGTTCTCGATATTCGCGCCGCGATCGGCCGAGGCCTCGGCGTAATTCCAGGTCGCGACCAGCATGACATAGGGAATCGGGAAGCCCATGACATGCAGCCGGTTGAACGCGGTCAGGATATCCACACTGTCGCTCAGCGGCTGGCCGGCGATCTGGACGTGGCTGGTGAACCAGCATTCCATGACCTTGGGGTCGGTCGTGATCAGCTTCGACAGATAGTTCCGGTCGTCATGGCAGCCATTGTTCATGGCATCGACGGTCGAAAGCGGCAGGGATTGCGTGCTGCCGCGCGCGATCACCACCCCCGTCACCATCCCGTCTTCCGCGCGCACCAGCACGTTGCTCTGCAATTCGCCATGCGGGCCGCTCGTGGTCGTCAGGACCGGATGCCATACGCCCGCCGGCAGCGGCAGTACGCGGCCGGCGAACGGGATCGCACCCGTCAGGTCGGACGTGATCGGGGGGGCCGCGACCTGCGTGCCGCCCGGCGGCTGGGCCGCGCCCTGGGCCGCCCCTTGGGGCGGCCCGCCGTCGGCCTGCTGCGCGGGGGGCGCCCCCGCGTCGGGGGCGGCACCGTTGTCGGCCTGGGCGGCGGGGGCATCGCGTCCCAGCGTCCGGTTGATCCGGTCGATGACCGGATGCAGCGCCGGAATCGCCCGCATCAGATAGGGCGGGGGATACAGCAGGGCCAGCACCACGAAGATCGGGATACCGAAGACGCAGCTCCGCCACAGCGGCGCGCGATTCCAGAGGCGGGAGGCAGCGGACATTCAGACGGACCGTGACGAAGGGATGGAGCGGATCAGCGCAGCACGCGTGCCCGCTGCGCGTCGGCGTCGTTCGCGATTTCCGCGGTGACGCCGTTCTCGCCCGATACGACGCGGACCAGCTTGGCCCCCTGCTGCCGCGCGGAAATCAGCGAATCGCTCATCATGTCCTCGATCGAACGGACCAGGTCGCGGGCGCTGGCCGAGGCCCCCATGCGATCCTGCCGCCGCATGACCTCGAACAGCAGCGACGCATCGATGCCGCCGGTTTCCACCCTCAACCCGTAACTCTCGATCATCGCCTCGATTTCCAGCGCGGCGACGCGGGCGACATCCAGCCCGGTCAGCGCACGGAAGACGAAGATCCGGTCCAGCCGGTTCAGCACCTCGGGCGCGAATCCGGCCTGGCGCAGGGCCTCGACCGATTCGGCGCGCATGCGGTCGGGTTCGTCGGCCAGGCGGTCGGCGATTTCCGACAGGGCATCGGTCGCGATGTTGGACGTCAGGACGAAGATCGCGCGGACGGTCGAAACCTGCTGGCCGGTCGAGGCCTCGGTGACATGCCCGTCGTTCCACGCGGTCAGGAACTTCTTGAAGACGTCGGGATGCGCTTTCTCGATCTCGTCCAGCAGCACGACGGCGTCGGGCTTTTCCTTCAGCCCGCCGGTCAGCTTGCCGAACGTGTCGGACCCGACATAGCCCTTGGGCGATCCGAACAACTGGGTCGCGGCGTGGGGCGAGCTCATCTGCGTCATGTCGAAATGCAGCAGCGGCCGGTCCAGTTGCCGGGCCATCTGCTTGGCCAGATAGGTCTTGCCGGTGCCCGGCGGCCCGGCCAGCAGGAAGATGCCCACCGGCTTGCCGCGCACCTGCAGCGCCATGCGGCGGCGCAACTGGGCGGCGATATCCTCGCACACCTGATCCTGCCCGATCACCCGGGCCCGCAGGCTCGCCGCCAGTTCCTCGGCGTCGATGACCGTTTCCTTCTGCTCGCGCGCCATCATTTCTTCCAGCGCGGTGCGGTTGGTCAGCCTGGCCAGTACATCCATCATCCACCCCCGTCGGCGTCGCAGCCCCTTGCGCGCCAGCCGTTCGGCGCGGGTCTCGAACATCAGACCCGCCAGGACCAGCAGGCTGCTCCCGGCCGTCAGCACGGGAAAGGCCGGCGCACACCATTCCATGAAATGTGTCAGACTGGCGAGAGAAAGATGCAGCGACGCCGCCGCCTGCAAGCTCGCCAGGATCAGGAAAATGACCATCATCACCGGCATCAGCCGGTTCAGGGCGGGCAGAAGAGCCTTCATTGGACGATCACATCCAGAACAAGCATCTCGTCCCGATGGATAATGGGCAGCGGCGTCGGCCCCAGGACGGTGATGGCCCCGGGCGCCAGCCCGGCGACGCCGGGATCGGAGACGGGGACGATATCGACTTCGCCGGAAATGCGGATGGGCAGCAGGACGGTGCGCGGCTGCGCGGTCAGCGGCACGGTCTGCGTGATGCCGCCCGAGCTGAGGGTGACGACCCCGCCGGTCCCGCCCTGGTCGTAGATCGGCATGCGCACCAGCCGGTATTCGCGCTTGCGGATGCCGGCCAGGATGCGCGCCTGCTGGTCGGGCGTCAGCCCCGACTGCTGCAGCGCGCGCGGCGCATTGTCGGGCGAGATCATGGCGAATTGCTGCGTGCTGTTCAGCACATGGGCGCTTCCGGCGGCGCCTGCCGCGCCATCGGCGCTGATCGCGGGGGCGGGGGCCGGCTGGGCCTGTTCATGGGCCATGCGGGCGCTGAAGCCGGCAATGACGATCACGCCGGCCGCCAGTCCGTACCACAGCGGCCGGGCCTTGCCGGGGCCGGCTTCGTCGGGGGTTGCGCGGGGCTCGGGATCGGGCGTCGGCCTCATTCCGGCATCATGCGTTTGGCCCGTGCCACGGTGCAAGTATCGAAACGGCGATGTGATTGTAATGTAATGTACCGCGCCGCCACGCCGCCCGCGCGCCCGGCGGGGGGATGTACGGGCACCTTGCGAAACCTTCCGTTGTGTCCTATATCGACCTCATTCCTTCATCTTCCGCTTTTTTGGGGGGTGGCCTGACCGGCCGCCTTTTTTGTTTTGGACGCAGACCTTCCCTACCTGACCGGCCTGGACGCCAAGGTGGCCGCCATCGTGGCGCCCGTCCTGGCCGACATGGGATTCGAACTGGTCCGGGTGGCGATCCTGGGCCGGGAA
This genomic stretch from Gluconacetobacter diazotrophicus PA1 5 harbors:
- a CDS encoding AAA family ATPase, whose translation is MKALLPALNRLMPVMMVIFLILASLQAAASLHLSLASLTHFMEWCAPAFPVLTAGSSLLVLAGLMFETRAERLARKGLRRRRGWMMDVLARLTNRTALEEMMAREQKETVIDAEELAASLRARVIGQDQVCEDIAAQLRRRMALQVRGKPVGIFLLAGPPGTGKTYLAKQMARQLDRPLLHFDMTQMSSPHAATQLFGSPKGYVGSDTFGKLTGGLKEKPDAVVLLDEIEKAHPDVFKKFLTAWNDGHVTEASTGQQVSTVRAIFVLTSNIATDALSEIADRLADEPDRMRAESVEALRQAGFAPEVLNRLDRIFVFRALTGLDVARVAALEIEAMIESYGLRVETGGIDASLLFEVMRRQDRMGASASARDLVRSIEDMMSDSLISARQQGAKLVRVVSGENGVTAEIANDADAQRARVLR